In Tachypleus tridentatus isolate NWPU-2018 chromosome 3, ASM421037v1, whole genome shotgun sequence, the sequence TCTATCTAGATTTTAATTTCTACTAGCTGGTCGATAGTCGTTATTACCGAGGCCTTCCCAGGATCCTGGAAGAAGATCCATAACAGTGTACAGACTTTCGAAAAATAGTTTCACCCTTCTCTCTGTAGATTCGCAAGAGGTCCAGCAGAGTATCGAGAGAACCAGTCACTGTCCACACAGAATCCACCGTTTTATCATACTGTTGATGTGGAAAGAAAACAATTCATTGAGATTGTGTTACAATATGATGAGAAAATCAAGTGAAACACACACTGTGCATCTAttacacaaagagagagagaatgcTATCAAGTTACacttattaatttgtgataagaACCAGATGCCCACTTACATCAAAACTGAAATCTAATTTGATAACGAATACAGCTAATTAAGTACGCTTTTCTTAcatgtgtaattatataaactataatgctTTGTTTCATCAAAGACAAGGGTACTCTCAGTATTAAAGATAACTTAGACCATAAATACATGACACACTTatcttaaatacaataacattgtaTAATGTAGCTTAAACAACAGTATTATAAGATATATACAATATTTGAGTAATACCTGCACATGcatacataaaacaaagaaattaacacATTTCTTCAGTAGTAAAGTTTGAAACACATTTACAAGTTCATTTCAATgcaatttaagtgtttttttaatccCTTGTACTTCTTACTCTCATGAAAAtggtataaattaaaacttaagtcACAAAAATGATGCAGTTAAGTTGGTCTTTTTATAGTAATAGCTGaggaaaaaacgtttttatacGGAAACAAATTAAGGGTAAGTTAGGTCCCAGGCTAAACGTTTTATACAGAGCCcatcatgaaaaaacaaaaagtgaaaccacaaaatgggctttttttttttcaccctaGCCCCCACCTATAATACTCCTTTAAAGCTCTGTGAATGGTTAGGATTTCAGTTTCACACACAaactttctcagagttcttttgttaaggtctgtatgttatggtaataataaaccaatgactttctcagagttcttttgttaaggtctgtatgttatggtaataataaaacaatgactttctcagagttcttttgttaaggtctgtatgttatggtaataataaaacaatgactttctcagagttcttttgttaaggtctgtatgttatggtaataataaaacaatgactttctcagagttcttttgttaaggtctgtttgttatggtaataataaaacaatgactttctcagagttcttttgttaagtaataataaaacaatgtctgtttgttatggtaataataaaacaatgcaaagatttcatgaaaacaaataaaggaaaatagcagaaaatatataatgttttaagccGGGTGTTAAACTGTCATTACAGAAGCATCTGGTTTATAAAAACCagtttagaaatgaaataaaataaggttAACTTGCAACAAAAAATAACTCAGTATTATAGAGGTGTTGCAGAAACATGCAGTACTGGATAAGAGGAAGATTGAAGAAGCTAAACGTTACACAATGTAAACAGCTCgcctttcttgatgacgagaaacccacttgaaataaaaatgtattttagaacggctggtattaacacttactgataagcaaagaccaacgtttcgaccttcctagatcatatttagaaataaaatgatcaAGGAACAATAATACATTTGAAGCAGAACCTATGTTGTCATGGTAACAACCCAAGTGAAACAGAATCTCTGTTGGAGAATACAAACCTTGGCAAGATTTAACAAGATGTTTGTGGAATATTTAATCAATTCCATGTGAGGCAAGCTTCGGTTACAGCTTCGTATCAACTGGAAAAGGATTTCTACTGCACTGCCTTCTGCTATCTTCTCACAACATGACGCCGAGAGCCGGGTAACAACATCTGGGCAATTACATAAAATGGTTTAGCACAActttcaaaaatgtaaaacaacctTACAAGGATATTATGGACAACATAAAAGCTTTGGTATAAACACagtaagtgaaatttaaaaattttagaagaaagaaagattaatagtgaaataattaaaacaatcgttttctttggttaaacaaaagtttcattttaaaattccacCTACATTTCTTAAGGGAACTTACTAGGAGAAACGTGAAGAAAAAATATCTACAGTCTAACATGAATTTATCACTTTTGTTAggcctaaaatatatttttccatccTAGACATTCTACATCAATACTCATTCTATAACAGACAACCTCAGATGGTTATTATATCACACACCAGTGTTTAATAAGTTTTCCTGGTTTAGTTCAAGTGAAGGTAAAACCATTAAAATCTTTAcgcagaataaaaacattttaacagtttttccagaatgtaaaaaaaaaattattcttggtcccagaaacagaaaaatgttcatgaatttaaaatgttaactctCGCGTTTAAGTGATTCCAAAATGATTCCAACAACAGATGGAATCTTGTGTAATTGCTAGtctcaaaattactttttatgtaatGTATGCACTCTCAGATATAAAGACAGAGGGCAAATGCaacaaacaaaatcgtttgtAATTCATTAAATACTTACTACACATGTACAACTCTTCTTAAACTTACAAAAATCTCAacttttatattcaaaacaaacattttgtaagcCATATATTAAAGGATCTGACACTGCCTAGCAGCACAGAATAGAACGACATACACAAACACTCGAGCATTATACAACATGCACGTGTTCGTGATAAAAGttgtcacaatattttattaacactctTAGGCTTcttactaaacaaaatgtttcatttagttttccAGTACATTTTCTCAGTGGTCACACTAGAATGTGAGCATCAGAATATAACAGAAATGTATTGAATATGTTGGTATTTCCAAGAAACAGAGAAatccataaaacaataaaagtagcACTTTGCACTTTCTCATAACCAGAATGGAAGAGATAAAAGCAGAAATTAGTACTAttatgattaatttgtttttttaaaaggtaACAGACTTAATACATTAAACCATCAGCAAAGATAAACCAACACCGTGTCCGAAGCAAGTGAAACTTTGACATTTTTCGCTACGTCATCCGTCAACATTGAGAAATTTAGTTAAGtttgttctaaaaaacaaaattcctgGATTTAAGACCCACAAGAACGTTTGGTCAtacataaaacttgaaaaattatttctCTCCTGTTTTTCTAATTACAAATCTTGAGAGTAATTAAAACAAGTGGGTGTCGTAACATGACAGCTAAAAATTTCAGTCTCACCTAAATGCATCAGTGCAGACAAGATGTAGGATAGATTTCGGCAACGTAATAAGAAATCTAGAGCCGAAGTTGTTCGATTACATAATTTCTTATCTTCAGTAGCGTTCGCATTAACAGTTTTCAATCTTTCTCTTATTGTTTTCAGTTGACGACTCTTGAGTTTGCAACGCTGCACGTGCCCTCGCCAAGCAGCCTGATGTGAAAGAAACATtactacaatattaatttttaaacaatgacaaatgatatacaaagaataagagaaactgATACACTTACCTACATGTTGTCAGAGTTCTAATTTTTCTCTGTTACATAtctaaagaaaacagattaatttGCACATCTAATAATAATCTAACCACTACAACTAAATGTAagtgattttaacatttttagtaatataacaGAAACATGACCTTTGAAATTCCCGGAACCACCTGACTCGTTAACAGACATATCACACGATTGAACTAGGCAACACGATTCGACAAATCTAGGAACTAAATCTACTGAACCAGAGAAAAGACTATAACAAACCTGAAATTGTTATACTGATGGTTATAAAACAGACCAAATAATctgattagataaaataattgcaAGAAACTTTTGGATATGAgcagaattataataaaataattatggatCAACACAATGGTCAGCCATCTTAAATATATCTTCTCTTCTGTATGGATGGTGCCACACAAACATACCCTAATCTCCTGCTCAGACCAGTCAAGATTCATTTTACAAAATCCAATTTAACAGGCACTTTCTGAGCATGATTCGTTAGCTGCAAAAATCTGATtattgcaacaacaacaacaaaaaaaatcccTGTAGAAGGCaatgaacaacaaataacagatCTATTTCTCACTTATGTGATAAAATACCACCcaataataaacattgttaacagaTAACTGTAGACATATCACAGTAGAAAACCAATAAACTTGCAACGCCCTGGTCTCATTGCAGGAAACATCAGAACAAGAATGGCAGGCCTAAAACAGCTTCAAGGTCAAAGGTATTAGACACAGGGCAAATCTGTTATGGCTACACTACACACAAGTTTGGTTGAAAAATAGCCTCCTATTTGGTTTTACCAAAAATTCCATTATCACAACTCAAATTGGTTCAGCTCTCTAGGGCTAAAGCCATCCTAAAACGTGCCTTCGACTCCTCTGTAGCCCCTGCAttcaaaaaacagttttattgttccAGCTGCTAAATATTAAAGCATGTATACCTACAAGA encodes:
- the LOC143247721 gene encoding abnormal spindle-like microcephaly-associated protein homolog; its protein translation is MARTVKVECFVAMVLRHLSAVRVQRFYRRILNLRLAKKQLDAVVVIQRWMRGRLQRLWFLRLRQNVILFQRAARIYLLTQEKAATVIQTKVRSWLVYRRLVKEQNAATVIQAAWRGHVQRCKLKSRQLKTIRERLKTVNANATEDKKLCNRTTSALDFLLRCRNLSYILSALMHLDVVTRLSASCCEKIAEGSAVEILFQLIRSCNRSLPHMELIKYSTNILLNLAKYDKTVDSVWTVTGSLDTLLDLLRIYREKGETIFRKSVHCYGSSSRILGRPR